The following are encoded in a window of Ranitomeya variabilis isolate aRanVar5 chromosome 8, aRanVar5.hap1, whole genome shotgun sequence genomic DNA:
- the LOC143788793 gene encoding gastrula zinc finger protein XlCGF66.1-like isoform X2 has product MDVYRSGVTQRVLSLTLEIIYLLTGEDYTIVKKTSGKWSGPHMSDAWSRIPNCVEDPTYHSLIVEASTEQKILEYTSKIIELLTGEIPVRYEDITVNFSMDEWEYVKSHKDLYKEIMMENHQPPTSTGVSSNKEEEEVHVRCDVICKEEEEEGHVWCHQPCKEEEVHARGDKTFKEEKKMLIRCDPKCKDEENNTNICPVSPKEMACTPVTTPLFLHLCCEASNPDELSLDASSTLDPGVEYEKTSMEFTGQQRNHTSDKLFLCTDCGKSFALKADLIQHWRIHMKDKPFQCCECGECFTSKVNCNKHFRIHSGKTPFQCSECGKCFIKKSTYCNHQRVHTGGPQYPCTKCSKSFAHKCSLVKHKRTHAGERAFSCSECGKRFSEKCDFVRHLRIHTGEKPYSCTECGKGFTQKSNLVRHQKTHMI; this is encoded by the exons ATGGACGTGTACAGGAGTGGTGTTACCCAGCGGGTGCTCAGCCTCACCCTAGAGATCATCTATCTGCTGACGGGAGAG GATTACACAATAGTAAAAAAGACATCTGGGAAGTGGAGTGGACCTCATATGTCAGACGCATGGAGCAGGATCCCCAACTGCGTAGAAGACCCTACATATCACTCGCTGATAGTGGAGGCAAGCACCGAACAGAAAATCCTAGAATACACCAGCAAGATCATCGAGCTGCTGACGGGAGAG ATTCCTGTCAGATACGAGGACATCACCGTCAACTTCTCTATGGACGAGTGGGAGTATGTGAAGAGTcacaaggatctgtacaaggaGATTATGATGGAGAATCACCAGCCTCCCACATCAACAG GTGTATCCAGTaataaggaggaggaagaggtgcatGTTAGGTGTGATGTGATCTgcaaggaggaggaagaagaggggcaTGTGTGGTGTCATCAGCCCTGCAAAGAGGAAGAGGTGCATGCGAGAGGTGATAAGACTTTCAaggaggagaaaaagatgttaatAAGATGTGATCCGAAATGCAAGGACGAGGAAAACAACACAAATATCTGCCCAG TTTCTCCTAAAGAAATGGCTTGCACACCAGTAACAACCCCATTGTTCCTCCATCTCTGTTGTGAAGCCTCTAATCCAGATGAACTTTCTCTTGATGCTTCGTCCACATTGGATCCAGGAGTTGAATATGAGAAGACATCAATGGAGTTCACGGGGCAACAGAGAAATCACACATCGGATAAGCTGTTTTTATGCACAGACTGCGGGAAGTCTTTTGCACTGAAAGCAGATCTTATCCAGCATTGGAGAATTCACATGAAAGACAAACCATTTCAGTGTTGTGAGTGCGGAGAGTGTTTCACGTCGAAGGTAAACTGCAACAAACATTTCAGAATTCACAGCGGCAAGACACCTTTTCAATGCTCCGAGTGTGGAAAATGTTTCATCAAAAAGTCGACCTACTGCAACCACCAGAGAGTCCACACGGGCGGCCCGCAGTACCCATGTACTAAGTGTTCAAAAAGTTTTGCACATAAGTGTTCACTGGTGAAACACAAGAGAACTCACGCGGGAGAAAGAGCATTTtcctgttccgaatgtgggaaacgCTTTTCAGAGAAATGTGACTTTGTGAGACATCTGCGgattcacacgggggagaagccatattcatgtacgGAGTGCGGAAAAGGTTTTACACAAAAATCAAATCTGGTTCGACATCAGAAGACTCATATGATATAA
- the LOC143788793 gene encoding gastrula zinc finger protein XlCGF66.1-like isoform X1 has protein sequence MDVYRSGVTQRVLSLTLEIIYLLTGEDYTIVKKTSGKWSGPHMSDAWSRIPNCVEDPTYHSLIVEASTEQKILEYTSKIIELLTGEIPVRYEDITVNFSMDEWEYVKSHKDLYKEIMMENHQPPTSTGVSSNKEEEEVHVRCDVICKEEEEEGHVWCHQPCKEEEVHARGDKTFKEEKKMLIRCDPKCKDEENNTNICPALADQVTNPESKTEVFVSYKVSPKEMACTPVTTPLFLHLCCEASNPDELSLDASSTLDPGVEYEKTSMEFTGQQRNHTSDKLFLCTDCGKSFALKADLIQHWRIHMKDKPFQCCECGECFTSKVNCNKHFRIHSGKTPFQCSECGKCFIKKSTYCNHQRVHTGGPQYPCTKCSKSFAHKCSLVKHKRTHAGERAFSCSECGKRFSEKCDFVRHLRIHTGEKPYSCTECGKGFTQKSNLVRHQKTHMI, from the exons ATGGACGTGTACAGGAGTGGTGTTACCCAGCGGGTGCTCAGCCTCACCCTAGAGATCATCTATCTGCTGACGGGAGAG GATTACACAATAGTAAAAAAGACATCTGGGAAGTGGAGTGGACCTCATATGTCAGACGCATGGAGCAGGATCCCCAACTGCGTAGAAGACCCTACATATCACTCGCTGATAGTGGAGGCAAGCACCGAACAGAAAATCCTAGAATACACCAGCAAGATCATCGAGCTGCTGACGGGAGAG ATTCCTGTCAGATACGAGGACATCACCGTCAACTTCTCTATGGACGAGTGGGAGTATGTGAAGAGTcacaaggatctgtacaaggaGATTATGATGGAGAATCACCAGCCTCCCACATCAACAG GTGTATCCAGTaataaggaggaggaagaggtgcatGTTAGGTGTGATGTGATCTgcaaggaggaggaagaagaggggcaTGTGTGGTGTCATCAGCCCTGCAAAGAGGAAGAGGTGCATGCGAGAGGTGATAAGACTTTCAaggaggagaaaaagatgttaatAAGATGTGATCCGAAATGCAAGGACGAGGAAAACAACACAAATATCTGCCCAG ctcTAGCAGATCAAGTCACAAACCCAGAAAGTAAAACAGAAGTTTTTGTCTCCTACAAAGTTTCTCCTAAAGAAATGGCTTGCACACCAGTAACAACCCCATTGTTCCTCCATCTCTGTTGTGAAGCCTCTAATCCAGATGAACTTTCTCTTGATGCTTCGTCCACATTGGATCCAGGAGTTGAATATGAGAAGACATCAATGGAGTTCACGGGGCAACAGAGAAATCACACATCGGATAAGCTGTTTTTATGCACAGACTGCGGGAAGTCTTTTGCACTGAAAGCAGATCTTATCCAGCATTGGAGAATTCACATGAAAGACAAACCATTTCAGTGTTGTGAGTGCGGAGAGTGTTTCACGTCGAAGGTAAACTGCAACAAACATTTCAGAATTCACAGCGGCAAGACACCTTTTCAATGCTCCGAGTGTGGAAAATGTTTCATCAAAAAGTCGACCTACTGCAACCACCAGAGAGTCCACACGGGCGGCCCGCAGTACCCATGTACTAAGTGTTCAAAAAGTTTTGCACATAAGTGTTCACTGGTGAAACACAAGAGAACTCACGCGGGAGAAAGAGCATTTtcctgttccgaatgtgggaaacgCTTTTCAGAGAAATGTGACTTTGTGAGACATCTGCGgattcacacgggggagaagccatattcatgtacgGAGTGCGGAAAAGGTTTTACACAAAAATCAAATCTGGTTCGACATCAGAAGACTCATATGATATAA